The proteins below come from a single Beutenbergia cavernae DSM 12333 genomic window:
- a CDS encoding ABC transporter ATP-binding protein, which produces MSILDLTSAGEGPEPTTGEGTDGAAAEQHPVVELRGVSRSFPGDPPVVALHPTSLRVAAGDYVSIVGPSGSGKSTLLNVLGLLDRPSTGEYLLDGEATRAAGERRRTALRGGRIGFVFQAFHLLPHRTVLENVVLATMYSGVPRAERLPRAVAALRRVRLEHRLDFRPTTLSGGERQRVAVARAVVTNPHLLLADEPTGNLDSSTSGEVLDLFDELHADGLTLLVITHDDAVAARAQRQVRITDGVVTEVA; this is translated from the coding sequence GTGAGCATCCTCGACCTCACCAGCGCCGGCGAGGGCCCGGAGCCGACCACCGGTGAGGGCACGGACGGCGCAGCCGCCGAGCAGCACCCCGTCGTCGAGCTGCGCGGCGTCTCGCGATCGTTCCCGGGCGACCCGCCGGTGGTCGCCTTGCATCCGACGTCGCTGCGCGTCGCGGCCGGGGACTACGTCTCGATCGTCGGCCCGTCTGGCTCGGGGAAGTCGACGCTCCTCAACGTCCTGGGCCTGCTCGACCGACCGTCGACCGGCGAGTACCTGCTCGACGGCGAGGCGACCCGCGCTGCCGGCGAGCGACGACGGACGGCGCTGCGCGGGGGGCGCATCGGGTTCGTGTTCCAGGCGTTCCACCTCCTGCCGCACCGGACGGTGCTCGAGAACGTCGTCCTGGCCACGATGTACTCCGGCGTCCCGCGCGCCGAACGGCTGCCCCGCGCTGTCGCCGCCCTGCGCCGGGTGCGGCTGGAGCACCGGCTCGACTTCCGCCCCACGACCCTCTCCGGCGGGGAGCGCCAGCGGGTCGCCGTCGCCCGCGCCGTCGTCACCAATCCCCACCTCCTGCTCGCCGACGAGCCGACCGGGAACCTCGACTCCTCGACGTCCGGCGAGGTCCTCGACCTGTTCGACGAGCTCCACGCCGACGGGCTGACCCTGCTGGTGATCACGCACGACGACGCCGTCGCCGCCCGGGCGCAGCGTCAGGTGCGGATCACCGACGGCGTCGTGACGGAAGTCGCGTGA
- a CDS encoding ABC transporter permease, translating to MSTPSAKPDRRGHFGVRDLMTEATHGIGARPGRLFLTILGTVLGICALVVTMGMAQTGAGQIARQFDAVAATQVVVEPASTTTMGGEQRARAQLPWDSPERVARLAGVEAAALLADVDTGGAQVTAVPVTDPTAPRVASPPVVAASADLLPAVRGNLGTGRFFDAGHDARADRVVVLGAAAAERLGVNRVDSQPSIFIGSRSYTVIGILEDVARRRDLVDAVILPLGTARADFGLTAPKELQIRITVGAGSVVARQAPIALAPNTPENIEVQAPASGGGLQENVQADVNAIFLALGGLALLVGGLGIANVTLLSVMERVGEIGLRRALGATRRQIAAQFIVESVVIGLLGGLIGAALGVFAVVGVSALQRWTPILDLRMALGSALLGGLIGLVAGAYPAIKAASLEPVAALRGGL from the coding sequence GTGAGCACGCCGTCGGCCAAGCCCGACCGCCGGGGCCACTTCGGGGTGCGCGACCTCATGACGGAGGCGACGCACGGGATCGGCGCTCGCCCCGGGCGGCTCTTCCTCACGATCCTCGGGACCGTGCTCGGCATCTGCGCGCTCGTCGTGACGATGGGGATGGCGCAGACGGGCGCCGGCCAGATCGCCCGCCAGTTCGACGCCGTCGCCGCGACGCAGGTCGTGGTGGAGCCCGCCTCGACCACGACCATGGGCGGCGAGCAGCGGGCCCGCGCGCAGCTGCCCTGGGACTCCCCCGAGCGCGTCGCGCGCCTCGCCGGCGTCGAGGCGGCGGCCCTCCTGGCGGACGTGGACACGGGCGGGGCGCAGGTCACCGCCGTGCCGGTCACGGACCCGACGGCGCCGCGCGTCGCCTCTCCCCCCGTCGTGGCGGCGTCGGCCGACCTGCTCCCCGCGGTGCGGGGCAATCTCGGCACGGGGCGGTTCTTCGACGCCGGACACGACGCGCGCGCCGATCGCGTCGTCGTCCTCGGGGCGGCGGCCGCGGAGCGGCTCGGCGTCAACCGGGTGGACTCGCAGCCGTCGATCTTCATCGGCTCGCGTTCCTACACGGTCATCGGGATCCTCGAGGACGTCGCCCGCCGGCGTGACCTCGTCGACGCGGTGATCCTCCCGCTCGGCACGGCGCGCGCGGACTTCGGCCTCACCGCGCCGAAGGAGCTCCAGATCCGGATCACCGTCGGAGCGGGGTCGGTGGTCGCGCGGCAGGCGCCGATCGCGCTCGCGCCGAACACACCCGAGAACATCGAGGTCCAGGCGCCGGCGTCGGGCGGAGGGCTGCAGGAGAACGTGCAGGCCGACGTCAACGCGATCTTCCTCGCGCTCGGCGGCTTGGCGCTCCTCGTCGGCGGGCTCGGCATCGCGAACGTCACGCTGCTGTCGGTGATGGAGCGCGTCGGTGAGATCGGGCTGCGGCGGGCGCTGGGCGCCACGCGTCGGCAGATCGCCGCGCAGTTCATCGTCGAGTCGGTGGTGATCGGGCTGCTCGGCGGCCTCATCGGCGCCGCGCTGGGCGTGTTCGCCGTCGTCGGCGTGAGCGCCCTGCAGAGGTGGACGCCGATCCTCGACCTGCGGATGGCGCTCGGCTCGGCGCTCCTCGGCGGGCTCATCGGCCTGGTCGCCGGCGCCTATCCGGCGATCAAGGCGGCGTCGCTCGAACCGGTGGCGGCGCTCCGGGGTGGCCTGTAG
- a CDS encoding sigma-70 family RNA polymerase sigma factor translates to MTPDEVLTVLVSERRRALVGYAYLLCGSLAEAEELVQESLMRTYVRLGRGADVHDAEPYVRRSILRLYVDGYRRRRRWLDVRHLVVTQEHGGDVELTAAQLDVRGALSTLPRRERACVVLRYYSDLTVRQIAEQLGVSEGAVKRYLSQGVRRLEGVLGPGGTAVDDAGRLDPDRPSSGRVP, encoded by the coding sequence ATGACGCCCGACGAGGTGCTGACCGTGCTCGTGAGCGAGCGGCGGCGAGCGCTGGTCGGGTACGCGTACCTGCTGTGCGGGTCTCTCGCGGAGGCGGAGGAGCTCGTGCAGGAGTCACTGATGCGCACGTACGTGCGGCTCGGCCGCGGCGCCGACGTCCACGACGCCGAGCCGTACGTCCGGCGGTCGATCCTGCGCCTGTACGTGGACGGGTACCGCCGACGACGGCGATGGCTCGACGTCCGGCACCTCGTCGTCACCCAGGAGCACGGCGGGGACGTCGAGCTCACGGCGGCCCAGCTCGACGTCCGCGGCGCGCTGAGCACGCTTCCCCGACGTGAGCGCGCCTGCGTCGTCCTGCGCTACTACTCCGACCTCACGGTCCGGCAGATCGCCGAACAGCTGGGCGTCAGCGAGGGCGCGGTGAAGCGGTACCTGAGTCAGGGAGTCCGGCGGCTCGAAGGGGTCCTGGGCCCTGGCGGCACCGCCGTCGACGACGCGGGTCGGCTCGATCCCGATCGCCCGTCGTCGGGGAGGGTCCCATGA
- a CDS encoding ArsR/SmtB family transcription factor, which yields MSAEKSAEPVSEEALADERDADAKALASTLRLRIIRLVKDTPLTNQQMADALGVPPATLLHHVRLLVERGFLESLPVRRGARGSRERPYLSTGKSWRSPSAPGTTRTMVQTFLDEFALAGGEAAMMTRLGVRLTPEHRDELRRRLNSLFQEYADRDDDVDGEPLSLFFAMHADVSRARAEASSRGAGSQLPP from the coding sequence GTGAGCGCGGAGAAGAGTGCCGAGCCAGTGTCGGAGGAGGCCCTTGCGGACGAGCGCGACGCCGACGCGAAGGCGCTCGCCTCGACGCTCCGGTTGCGCATCATCCGGCTCGTCAAGGACACGCCCCTGACCAACCAGCAGATGGCCGACGCCCTGGGCGTGCCACCCGCGACGCTGCTGCACCACGTCCGGCTCCTCGTGGAGCGCGGGTTCCTGGAGTCGCTGCCGGTCCGGCGAGGGGCCCGCGGGTCGCGTGAGCGGCCGTACCTCTCGACCGGGAAGTCGTGGCGGTCCCCGTCCGCCCCGGGGACCACCCGCACGATGGTGCAGACCTTCCTCGACGAGTTCGCGCTCGCCGGAGGCGAGGCCGCGATGATGACCCGCCTCGGCGTCCGTCTCACGCCGGAGCACCGGGACGAGCTGCGGCGACGTCTCAACTCCCTGTTCCAGGAGTACGCGGACCGCGACGACGACGTCGACGGCGAGCCGCTCTCCCTGTTCTTCGCGATGCACGCCGACGTCTCCCGCGCGCGAGCTGAGGCGTCCTCCCGCGGGGCGGGCTCCCAGCTCCCTCCCTGA
- a CDS encoding MFS transporter, with translation MSAEPVPPPSSTEDAPPRRSLLHHRDFRQLWAGDALGQLGAQLTGLAMPVLAVQVLGASEWEMGLLNAATMAAFLVIGLPAGAWVDRMRKRRVLIVADLVRAVVLAGVVAAALTGVASMPLLYVAALAISAATVFFDVSHQSYVPGLVGLDHVVEGNSKLQSTASVAMVAGPALGGQLLRIVSAPFLIGINAVLYAFSAFYVARIRHVEELPARESRRPLVVEIREGLAFVGRQPLLRRMVACTSIGNLFGSIGGALEAIYILRLLGISEATFGTILSAGAIGGLLGAVSAERIARWVGEARVIPVTAIGWAAPLALVPLASVLPIPRAVTLVAALGLTSFLVVVYNVATVSFRQRLCPPALLGRMNASVRFIVWGSAPLGGLLGGWLGTSLGVVPALWIGVAGALIAAVPVLPLLRMTELPTPEGPPAAPPPVAPEAPVA, from the coding sequence GTGAGCGCAGAACCCGTCCCTCCGCCGTCGTCCACCGAGGACGCGCCGCCCCGCCGATCGCTCCTGCACCACCGGGACTTCCGCCAGCTCTGGGCCGGGGATGCGCTGGGGCAGCTCGGCGCCCAGCTGACGGGACTCGCGATGCCGGTGCTGGCGGTCCAGGTGCTGGGTGCGAGCGAGTGGGAGATGGGCCTGCTCAACGCGGCCACGATGGCGGCGTTCCTCGTCATCGGCCTGCCGGCCGGCGCCTGGGTCGACCGCATGCGCAAGCGGCGCGTGCTCATCGTGGCCGACCTCGTCCGGGCCGTCGTCCTCGCCGGCGTCGTGGCAGCGGCCCTGACCGGCGTCGCCTCGATGCCGCTGCTCTACGTGGCCGCGCTCGCGATCAGCGCCGCCACCGTGTTCTTCGACGTCTCGCACCAGAGCTACGTGCCCGGCCTCGTGGGGCTCGACCACGTCGTCGAGGGGAACTCGAAGCTGCAGTCGACGGCATCGGTCGCGATGGTGGCCGGCCCGGCGCTCGGCGGCCAGCTGCTCCGCATCGTCAGCGCCCCGTTCCTCATCGGCATCAACGCCGTGCTGTACGCGTTCTCGGCCTTCTACGTCGCCCGGATCCGTCACGTCGAGGAGCTGCCGGCCCGGGAGAGCCGGCGGCCGCTCGTCGTCGAGATCCGGGAGGGGCTCGCGTTCGTGGGGCGCCAGCCGCTGCTGCGACGGATGGTGGCGTGCACGTCCATCGGGAACCTGTTCGGCAGCATCGGCGGAGCACTCGAGGCCATCTACATCTTGCGACTCCTCGGGATCTCCGAGGCGACGTTCGGCACGATCCTGTCCGCCGGCGCGATCGGCGGGCTGCTCGGCGCTGTGTCGGCGGAGCGCATCGCGCGCTGGGTCGGCGAGGCGCGCGTCATCCCGGTCACGGCGATCGGCTGGGCGGCACCGCTCGCCCTCGTGCCGCTCGCCTCCGTGCTCCCGATCCCGCGGGCCGTCACGCTCGTGGCCGCGCTCGGACTGACGTCGTTCCTGGTCGTCGTGTACAACGTCGCCACGGTGAGCTTCCGGCAGCGGCTGTGTCCCCCGGCGCTGCTCGGCCGCATGAACGCGTCAGTTCGCTTCATCGTGTGGGGCAGCGCGCCGCTCGGCGGCCTGCTCGGCGGGTGGCTCGGCACGTCGCTCGGCGTCGTGCCCGCGCTGTGGATCGGCGTCGCGGGCGCGCTCATCGCCGCCGTCCCGGTCCTGCCGCTGCTGCGGATGACCGAGCTGCCGACGCCGGAAGGGCCGCCGGCAGCACCGCCGCCCGTCGCTCCAGAGGCTCCGGTCGCCTGA
- a CDS encoding TIGR03086 family metal-binding protein, with protein sequence MTDQTTPTDPSAAFAELADRVQRVADEVDDWSAPSPCEGWSAADVIAHLITTERDFLAERGVPLPPAPDVATGPGAAWRDHASLVGELLADPGVADAEYEGFFGPTTIGASFLRFYGFDLMVHRWDVGRASGRDLPFTDAELDTIEASVAGFGEHLYDEGICKPGVEAPTDADRSTRVLAILGRVR encoded by the coding sequence ATGACAGATCAGACCACCCCCACCGACCCGTCCGCCGCGTTCGCCGAGCTCGCCGACCGGGTCCAGCGTGTCGCCGACGAGGTCGACGACTGGTCGGCGCCGTCCCCCTGCGAGGGCTGGAGCGCCGCCGACGTCATCGCGCACCTCATCACGACGGAGCGGGACTTCCTCGCCGAACGTGGAGTCCCGCTCCCGCCGGCTCCCGACGTCGCCACCGGCCCCGGCGCGGCGTGGCGCGACCACGCCTCGCTGGTCGGAGAGCTCCTGGCCGATCCGGGCGTCGCCGACGCCGAGTACGAGGGCTTCTTCGGGCCGACGACGATCGGAGCGAGCTTCCTGCGGTTCTACGGGTTCGACCTCATGGTCCACCGGTGGGACGTCGGCCGCGCCTCGGGCCGGGACCTGCCGTTCACCGACGCCGAGCTCGACACCATCGAGGCGTCGGTCGCCGGCTTCGGCGAGCACCTCTACGACGAGGGGATCTGCAAGCCGGGGGTCGAGGCTCCGACGGACGCCGACCGGTCGACGCGCGTGCTCGCGATCCTCGGCAGGGTCCGATAG
- a CDS encoding helix-turn-helix domain-containing protein produces the protein MKPDSPLDDVGRAHLVDPDDHSFTIARRTPARDLTDLARRFWIPVWSVPAGLEAPQHVLQYPVCLIVVAAHYARFYGVASGLSTTTLVGSGWGVGLMLQPAAGHLLTGRPVSDLTDRFEDLGDAVPGGESLTRAVRAAMAPAPHDPAAQETAAHAVEDLVRTHLPVDAEGLLVNRVVARAEGDPGITRVAHLCEAYDLSERSLQRLTRRRVGLTPKWLIQRRRLQEASEQLRDPELSATAIAADLGYADQAHFTRDFRRVTGLTPGAFAARFRARG, from the coding sequence ATGAAACCCGACAGCCCGCTCGACGACGTCGGTCGCGCCCACCTGGTCGATCCGGACGACCACTCGTTCACGATCGCGCGACGAACACCCGCCAGGGACCTCACCGACCTCGCGCGGCGGTTCTGGATCCCGGTCTGGTCGGTGCCGGCCGGCCTCGAGGCCCCGCAGCACGTGCTGCAGTACCCGGTCTGCCTCATCGTCGTCGCCGCCCACTACGCGCGGTTCTACGGCGTCGCCAGCGGGCTCTCGACGACGACGCTCGTCGGGTCGGGCTGGGGCGTGGGGCTCATGCTGCAGCCTGCCGCCGGGCACCTGCTGACGGGCCGCCCCGTCAGCGATCTCACGGATCGCTTCGAGGACCTGGGCGACGCCGTGCCGGGCGGGGAGTCGCTGACGCGTGCCGTCCGCGCGGCGATGGCACCCGCCCCGCACGACCCCGCTGCGCAGGAGACGGCCGCTCACGCCGTCGAGGACCTCGTCCGCACCCACCTGCCCGTCGACGCGGAGGGTCTGCTCGTCAACCGGGTCGTCGCGCGGGCCGAGGGGGACCCGGGCATCACCCGCGTGGCGCACCTGTGCGAGGCCTACGACCTCTCCGAACGGTCGCTGCAACGACTCACGCGCCGCCGCGTGGGCCTCACGCCCAAGTGGCTCATCCAGCGGCGTCGTCTCCAGGAGGCGTCGGAGCAGCTGCGCGACCCCGAGCTGTCCGCCACGGCGATCGCGGCCGACCTGGGCTACGCCGACCAGGCGCACTTCACCCGGGACTTCCGCCGGGTCACGGGCCTCACGCCAGGCGCGTTCGCCGCCCGGTTCCGTGCTCGCGGGTAG
- a CDS encoding dTDP-4-dehydrorhamnose 3,5-epimerase family protein encodes MPSPRIVDRRHEPTAIDGLHVLHVKEIHDERGTIREFFRASAMAEAGLHGGAWQQLNLTETSRGAIRGLHGEQMTKLVSVVAGQAFGAYVDARPGSATAGAVVTVPLTLGVQVLVPPGVCNGFQALADGTQYLYCFDAEWVPGMPGRAVHPLDPALGIAWPIAVDPADRERLSAKDAGLPSLADVLAAG; translated from the coding sequence GTGCCGTCACCGCGCATCGTCGACCGTCGCCACGAGCCCACGGCGATCGACGGGCTCCACGTGCTCCACGTCAAGGAGATCCACGACGAGCGCGGCACGATCCGCGAGTTCTTCCGCGCGAGCGCGATGGCCGAGGCAGGGCTGCACGGAGGCGCGTGGCAGCAGCTCAACCTCACCGAGACGTCACGTGGAGCGATCCGCGGCCTGCACGGGGAGCAGATGACGAAGCTCGTCTCCGTCGTCGCGGGTCAGGCGTTCGGCGCCTACGTCGACGCGCGGCCGGGCTCGGCGACGGCCGGCGCCGTCGTCACCGTCCCGCTGACGCTCGGCGTCCAGGTGCTCGTGCCGCCCGGCGTGTGCAACGGCTTCCAGGCGCTCGCGGACGGCACGCAGTACCTGTACTGCTTCGACGCCGAGTGGGTGCCCGGGATGCCCGGCAGGGCGGTGCACCCGCTCGATCCGGCTCTGGGGATCGCGTGGCCGATCGCCGTCGACCCCGCTGACCGGGAGCGGTTGTCCGCGAAGGATGCCGGGCTGCCCAGCCTGGCCGACGTGCTCGCCGCGGGCTGA
- a CDS encoding lactonase family protein produces the protein MLIASRTPTGGLWRWDGGDAPARQVAVAPDTAFALPLADGRVVTLGGEEEGHLRLLERTGDAYAVVAEIATGGGEPCHAALLPDGEHLVVVNYHLEGSVLVVALAGGPRVVQHIALDGPGAGVVVDRQEAPHPHFALVVDDENVLVSDLGRDRLLRLRWRDGTLEQAGSCATPPGSGPRHLAIYDEVVVASAELSNEVLAAPLADVLAGEAGWSAVPASGTDLSAARDGGERLTHPGEIVVASTGRVYVANRGAGTLGVLDVADGAACLSWDSETDVGGAWPQHVLLQDDKPYVALRDDDLVVGPSGRVSVPSPVWLATSS, from the coding sequence ATGCTGATTGCGTCGCGCACACCGACGGGCGGGCTGTGGCGCTGGGACGGCGGTGACGCACCTGCGCGCCAGGTCGCTGTCGCGCCGGACACGGCGTTCGCACTGCCGCTGGCGGACGGTCGGGTCGTCACCCTCGGCGGCGAGGAGGAGGGTCACCTCCGGCTCCTCGAGCGCACAGGCGACGCGTACGCCGTCGTCGCGGAGATCGCGACCGGGGGCGGTGAGCCCTGCCATGCGGCCCTGCTGCCGGACGGCGAGCACCTGGTGGTCGTGAACTACCACCTGGAGGGTTCCGTGCTGGTGGTCGCGCTCGCCGGAGGTCCGCGGGTCGTGCAGCACATCGCGCTCGACGGGCCGGGAGCCGGCGTGGTGGTCGACCGGCAGGAGGCCCCGCATCCCCACTTCGCGCTGGTGGTGGACGACGAGAACGTACTGGTCTCCGACCTCGGCCGCGACCGGCTGCTCCGGCTCCGCTGGCGGGACGGCACGCTCGAGCAGGCCGGTTCCTGCGCTACTCCGCCCGGGTCCGGTCCGCGGCACCTCGCGATCTACGACGAGGTGGTGGTGGCCAGCGCCGAGCTGTCCAATGAGGTCCTGGCCGCTCCGCTTGCCGACGTGCTGGCGGGTGAGGCGGGCTGGAGCGCTGTGCCTGCGAGCGGCACCGACCTCAGCGCGGCGCGCGACGGTGGCGAGCGGCTCACCCATCCGGGCGAGATCGTGGTGGCGAGCACCGGGCGGGTGTACGTCGCCAATCGCGGCGCCGGCACTCTCGGCGTGCTCGATGTCGCGGACGGCGCGGCCTGCCTGTCATGGGACTCGGAGACCGACGTCGGCGGCGCCTGGCCCCAGCACGTGCTGCTGCAGGACGACAAGCCCTACGTCGCGCTGCGTGACGACGACCTCGTCGTAGGCCCGAGCGGTCGGGTGTCGGTGCCGTCGCCGGTGTGGCTGGCAACGTCCTCCTAG
- a CDS encoding SDR family NAD(P)-dependent oxidoreductase: protein MSRERFAEQVVLITGAASGIGAHLAERFATEGARVALLDVDEAGATAMAQRLPDALAVGVDVSSRAAIREALDLVRERWGRLDIVVNNAATCSDTPFDRIPDHEWERDLAVDLSGPYRLVQEALPDLLRARGNVLNIVSVNGLTHFGNESYSVSKAGLMALTRSLAVTYGPQGLRANAIAPATIVTPIWDDRLERDPHVLDAATKWYPLGRLGQPDDVAHAALFLCSAEASWITGTTLVVDGGLLAGNALLADDIMAQG from the coding sequence ATGAGCAGAGAACGTTTCGCCGAGCAGGTGGTGCTCATCACCGGCGCCGCATCGGGCATCGGTGCCCACCTCGCCGAACGGTTCGCCACCGAGGGGGCGCGGGTCGCGCTGCTCGACGTCGACGAGGCCGGTGCGACGGCGATGGCGCAGCGGCTCCCCGACGCACTCGCGGTCGGGGTCGACGTCAGCAGTCGAGCGGCGATCCGGGAGGCCCTGGATCTCGTGCGCGAGCGGTGGGGGAGGCTGGACATCGTCGTCAACAACGCCGCGACGTGCTCGGACACGCCGTTCGACAGGATCCCCGACCACGAGTGGGAGAGGGACCTGGCGGTCGACCTGAGCGGGCCGTACCGGCTGGTCCAGGAGGCGCTGCCGGACCTGCTGCGGGCGCGCGGCAACGTCCTGAACATCGTCAGCGTGAACGGTCTGACCCACTTCGGCAACGAGAGCTACTCGGTGTCGAAGGCTGGCCTGATGGCGCTCACGCGGTCGCTCGCGGTCACCTACGGTCCCCAGGGCTTGCGCGCCAACGCGATCGCTCCGGCCACGATCGTGACGCCGATCTGGGACGACCGGTTGGAGCGTGATCCGCACGTGCTCGACGCGGCGACGAAGTGGTACCCGCTCGGTCGCCTGGGCCAGCCGGACGACGTCGCGCACGCGGCGCTGTTCCTGTGCTCTGCCGAAGCGTCCTGGATCACCGGCACGACCCTCGTGGTCGACGGCGGCCTCCTGGCAGGAAACGCCCTGCTGGCCGACGACATCATGGCGCAGGGGTGA
- a CDS encoding dihydrodipicolinate synthase family protein, which translates to MTDRADRQNRPLGGVLPVLSLPLDEEWQIDSLALRREIDWLLELGCDGVVIGMVSEILRLDLAERERFAELVVSEVGGRGATVIAVSAESTPGATRLATHAARIGATAVMANAPITSLADPASLESHFVAIAEASGALPVVVQDASGYVGRPLSMRLMLRLLDEFGPDKAQFKPEAIPLGPRVSELIETSGGRARVFEGSGGLALVESARRGAVGTMPGSDVAWAIVAMWRALRAGDLVRADEVGAGVAALLSHVSALDRYIAVEKHLLVEQGVFTSARRFGPGMAGLDPITKEETVRLMQRLQRIVGRTDQWKPAADVEGVHR; encoded by the coding sequence GTGACAGACCGTGCTGACCGGCAGAATCGACCTCTGGGTGGAGTGCTGCCGGTTCTCAGCCTGCCACTGGACGAGGAGTGGCAGATCGACTCGCTCGCCTTGCGCCGCGAGATCGACTGGCTGCTCGAGCTCGGGTGCGACGGCGTCGTCATCGGCATGGTGTCGGAGATCTTGCGCCTCGATCTCGCCGAGCGGGAGCGGTTCGCCGAGCTCGTCGTGTCGGAGGTCGGCGGGCGCGGCGCCACGGTGATCGCCGTGAGCGCGGAGTCGACCCCGGGCGCGACCAGGCTTGCCACCCACGCTGCGCGCATCGGCGCGACCGCCGTGATGGCGAACGCTCCCATCACGAGCCTCGCCGATCCCGCGTCGCTGGAGTCGCACTTCGTGGCGATCGCCGAGGCGAGCGGCGCGTTGCCCGTCGTCGTGCAGGACGCTTCAGGCTACGTCGGGCGGCCGCTGTCGATGCGGCTCATGCTCCGGCTGCTGGACGAGTTCGGGCCCGACAAGGCGCAGTTCAAGCCCGAGGCGATCCCGCTGGGACCGCGCGTCAGCGAGCTGATCGAGACCAGCGGGGGCCGCGCCCGGGTGTTCGAAGGCAGCGGGGGGCTCGCGCTGGTGGAGAGCGCGCGTCGTGGCGCGGTCGGCACCATGCCCGGATCCGACGTCGCATGGGCGATCGTTGCGATGTGGAGAGCACTGCGGGCAGGCGACCTGGTGCGCGCGGACGAGGTAGGTGCCGGGGTGGCGGCGCTGCTCTCGCACGTCTCCGCTCTCGACCGCTACATCGCCGTCGAGAAGCATCTGCTGGTTGAGCAGGGGGTGTTCACCTCAGCCCGTCGGTTCGGCCCCGGGATGGCCGGGCTGGACCCGATCACGAAGGAGGAGACGGTGCGACTGATGCAGAGACTGCAGCGGATCGTCGGCCGTACTGACCAATGGAAGCCAGCAGCCGACGTGGAGGGCGTGCACCGATGA
- a CDS encoding ABC transporter substrate-binding protein encodes MPSHRPIAAVSAAAAAAALVLAGCSSSSGDDDTLSVWLPPFAAEDAGVSDLELWNEIITPFEEEHDVDVDVTIVPWENFEERFLTGFSSGDGPDIGYMYAEMIGDYISRGQLATFTVSDEQRETFYFTDMGQYGDGQYGLPMVVGGARVLFYNKAILDEVGVEPPQTWEDLVSVSSAVQAAGYDPLLMAWGEPGVGVLAQNYVNFLWQAGGDLIDEDGTAATFNSPEGLEAAQFLYDLRFTNGILPESTTALNGADLNAQFAAGDAAFAFGADGEATTYEEAGIDVGAVVLENAERYTFVATDVLVMAESSPNKDLAEQLAWFLLSGPSMDQFGTITSYPPISTEQTTEAHPLFADLYSADADVLREYPVVPNSATLYTSLYENLQQMLLGSKTPEQALADAEVAANESLARNEQ; translated from the coding sequence ATGCCATCCCACCGTCCGATTGCTGCCGTCTCAGCCGCCGCGGCCGCCGCCGCACTGGTCCTGGCTGGCTGCTCCTCGTCGTCCGGCGACGACGACACCTTGTCGGTCTGGCTCCCGCCGTTCGCAGCCGAGGATGCCGGGGTCAGTGACCTCGAGCTGTGGAACGAGATCATCACGCCGTTCGAGGAGGAGCACGACGTCGACGTCGACGTCACCATCGTCCCCTGGGAGAACTTCGAGGAGCGTTTCCTCACGGGCTTCTCGAGCGGCGACGGCCCCGACATCGGCTACATGTACGCCGAGATGATCGGCGACTACATCTCGCGCGGTCAGCTCGCGACGTTCACGGTCTCCGACGAGCAGCGGGAGACGTTCTACTTCACCGACATGGGCCAGTACGGCGACGGGCAGTACGGCCTCCCGATGGTCGTCGGTGGCGCCCGTGTCCTGTTCTACAACAAGGCGATCCTCGACGAGGTCGGCGTCGAGCCACCCCAGACCTGGGAGGACCTGGTCAGCGTCTCGAGCGCGGTGCAGGCCGCCGGGTACGACCCGCTGCTCATGGCGTGGGGCGAGCCTGGAGTCGGCGTGCTCGCCCAGAACTACGTCAACTTCCTGTGGCAGGCGGGCGGCGATCTGATCGACGAGGACGGAACCGCTGCCACGTTCAACTCGCCGGAAGGCCTCGAGGCCGCGCAGTTCCTCTACGACCTGCGCTTCACGAACGGCATCCTCCCCGAGAGCACCACGGCGCTGAACGGCGCCGATCTCAACGCCCAGTTCGCCGCGGGGGACGCAGCCTTCGCGTTCGGTGCAGACGGCGAAGCCACGACGTACGAGGAAGCGGGCATCGACGTCGGAGCCGTAGTCCTGGAGAACGCCGAGCGGTACACGTTCGTCGCCACGGACGTGCTCGTGATGGCCGAGTCCTCGCCCAACAAGGACCTGGCGGAGCAGCTGGCATGGTTCCTGCTGTCCGGTCCGTCGATGGACCAGTTCGGCACGATCACCTCCTATCCGCCGATCTCCACGGAGCAGACCACCGAGGCGCACCCGCTCTTCGCCGACCTGTACTCCGCCGATGCTGACGTGCTGCGCGAGTACCCGGTGGTCCCGAACTCGGCGACGCTGTACACGAGCCTGTACGAGAATCTGCAGCAGATGCTGCTGGGCAGCAAGACTCCCGAGCAGGCGTTGGCCGACGCCGAGGTCGCGGCGAACGAGTCGCTGGCCCGCAACGAGCAGTGA